A window of Excalfactoria chinensis isolate bCotChi1 chromosome Z, bCotChi1.hap2, whole genome shotgun sequence contains these coding sequences:
- the LOC140264340 gene encoding uncharacterized protein isoform X4, whose amino-acid sequence MPARVCISTARRRNLRVSPEAESRPARPWAPLRPHRASFVPPHRGVSAAGRVPSAWAGGGGSQACIRTCIHTYTRVQAAAIGTHTSPAVSPPPAPRHLPTPSRTSRTAASGPPRKGQRGAVLTPLISSRPPRSSAHPICRPHALKRGVSTQTARRWSPGGSEGAGGALPAGGHAALSVAAFKQRRQSTGNDFQGKTRCLGDFCEWSDLQCTERPAVGWMLLAPNAVNAPSSLMLFSGGSRWTMGCAVGNQWLEGKVGNKL is encoded by the exons ATGCCAGCACGCGTGTGTATAAGCACGGCGCGGCGTCGGAATCTGCGCGTATCCCCAGAGGCCGAGAGTCGCCCTGCGCGCCCGTGGGCCCCTCTCCGTCCTCACAGAGCGTCCTTTGTCCCACCGCACCGCGGGGTCAGCGCTGCCGGGAGGGTCCCGAGTGCGTGGGCGGGGGGAGGAGGCAGTCAAGCATGCATACGcacatgtatacatacatacacgCGTGTGCAAGCGGCTGCGATAGGCACACACACGTCTCCGGCCGTCAGCCCGCCCCCAGCCCCCCGCCACCTGCCCACGCCATCGCGGACGTCGCGCACGGCTGCCAGCGGCCCGCCCCGAAAAGGGCAGCGGGGAGCTGTTCTGACGCCCCTCATCTCCTCCCGCCCTCCGCGCAGCTCCGCGCACCCAATCTGCCGCCCTCACGCCCTAAAACGCGGCGTTTCCACGCAGACTGCGAGGCGCTGGTCCCCGGGAGGCAGCGAAGGAGCCGGGGGAGCTCTGCCGGCGGGAGGGCACGCAGCGCTGAGCGTGGCAGC atttaaacAACGCAGACAGAGCACAGGGAATGACTTCCAAGGCAAGACACG ATGCTTAGGAGACTTTTGTGAGTGGAGCGACTTACAATGCACAGAGAGGCCTGCAGTGGGATGGATGCTTCTCGCTCCTAACGCAGTCAACGCACCTTCATCCTTGATGCTGTTTTCTGGGGGGAGCAGATGGACCATGGGTTGTGCTGTTGGAAATCAGTGGCTGGAAGGAAAAGTTGGGAATAAACTCTAA
- the LOC140264340 gene encoding uncharacterized protein isoform X1, with protein sequence MPARVCISTARRRNLRVSPEAESRPARPWAPLRPHRASFVPPHRGVSAAGRVPSAWAGGGGSQACIRTCIHTYTRVQAAAIGTHTSPAVSPPPAPRHLPTPSRTSRTAASGPPRKGQRGAVLTPLISSRPPRSSAHPICRPHALKRGVSTQTARRWSPGGSEGAGGALPAGGHAALSVAAFKQRRQSTGNDFQGKTRPGAAARRLERAFSFPARGKRGAPPQNTHAYKMFATELPPFGQKLSAVHKGLGAVSTRHFLPKWDFIFLFWLPYTVLEIADGFPSSQMLRRLL encoded by the exons ATGCCAGCACGCGTGTGTATAAGCACGGCGCGGCGTCGGAATCTGCGCGTATCCCCAGAGGCCGAGAGTCGCCCTGCGCGCCCGTGGGCCCCTCTCCGTCCTCACAGAGCGTCCTTTGTCCCACCGCACCGCGGGGTCAGCGCTGCCGGGAGGGTCCCGAGTGCGTGGGCGGGGGGAGGAGGCAGTCAAGCATGCATACGcacatgtatacatacatacacgCGTGTGCAAGCGGCTGCGATAGGCACACACACGTCTCCGGCCGTCAGCCCGCCCCCAGCCCCCCGCCACCTGCCCACGCCATCGCGGACGTCGCGCACGGCTGCCAGCGGCCCGCCCCGAAAAGGGCAGCGGGGAGCTGTTCTGACGCCCCTCATCTCCTCCCGCCCTCCGCGCAGCTCCGCGCACCCAATCTGCCGCCCTCACGCCCTAAAACGCGGCGTTTCCACGCAGACTGCGAGGCGCTGGTCCCCGGGAGGCAGCGAAGGAGCCGGGGGAGCTCTGCCGGCGGGAGGGCACGCAGCGCTGAGCGTGGCAGC atttaaacAACGCAGACAGAGCACAGGGAATGACTTCCAAGGCAAGACACG aCCGGGGGCAGCAGCACGCCGGCTGGAACGCGCCTTCTCCTTCCCAGCCCGGGGAAAGCGAGGAGCTCCCCCCCAAAACACGCACGCATATAAGATGTTTGCCACCGAGCTGCCACCATTTGGCCAAAAGCTCTCTGCTGTGCATAAGGGACTGGGAGCTGTGTCCACACGTCACTTTCTACCGaaatgggattttatttttttattttggcttCCTTACACAGTGCTGGAAATTGCTGATGGCTTTCCATCTTCACAGATGCTTAGGAGACTTTTGTGA
- the LOC140264340 gene encoding uncharacterized protein isoform X2, with the protein MPARVCISTARRRNLRVSPEAESRPARPWAPLRPHRASFVPPHRGVSAAGRVPSAWAGGGGSQACIRTCIHTYTRVQAAAIGTHTSPAVSPPPAPRHLPTPSRTSRTAASGPPRKGQRGAVLTPLISSRPPRSSAHPICRPHALKRGVSTQTARRWSPGGSEGAGGALPAGGHAALSVAAFKQRRQSTGNDFQGKTRCCILDSSPALVAQFGFPCMPAAVPPGLPVRRHRGHQRDDKGSSMGSGSPGCGSGTLREHCPPRTAASWFLSA; encoded by the exons ATGCCAGCACGCGTGTGTATAAGCACGGCGCGGCGTCGGAATCTGCGCGTATCCCCAGAGGCCGAGAGTCGCCCTGCGCGCCCGTGGGCCCCTCTCCGTCCTCACAGAGCGTCCTTTGTCCCACCGCACCGCGGGGTCAGCGCTGCCGGGAGGGTCCCGAGTGCGTGGGCGGGGGGAGGAGGCAGTCAAGCATGCATACGcacatgtatacatacatacacgCGTGTGCAAGCGGCTGCGATAGGCACACACACGTCTCCGGCCGTCAGCCCGCCCCCAGCCCCCCGCCACCTGCCCACGCCATCGCGGACGTCGCGCACGGCTGCCAGCGGCCCGCCCCGAAAAGGGCAGCGGGGAGCTGTTCTGACGCCCCTCATCTCCTCCCGCCCTCCGCGCAGCTCCGCGCACCCAATCTGCCGCCCTCACGCCCTAAAACGCGGCGTTTCCACGCAGACTGCGAGGCGCTGGTCCCCGGGAGGCAGCGAAGGAGCCGGGGGAGCTCTGCCGGCGGGAGGGCACGCAGCGCTGAGCGTGGCAGC atttaaacAACGCAGACAGAGCACAGGGAATGACTTCCAAGGCAAGACACG aTGCTGTATTCTCGATAGTTCGCCTGCTCTTGTTGCACAGTTCGGATTCCCTTGCATGCCAGCAGCAGTACCGCCGGGGTTGCCGGTGCGGCGGCACCGCGGTCACCAGAGGGACGATAAGGGCAGCTCTATGGGAAGCGGCTCTCCTGGCTGCGGGAGCGGGACGCTGCGGGAGCACTGCCCGCCGCGAACTGCTGCGTCGTGGTTCCTCTCCGCGTGA
- the LOC140264340 gene encoding uncharacterized protein isoform X3, whose amino-acid sequence MPARVCISTARRRNLRVSPEAESRPARPWAPLRPHRASFVPPHRGVSAAGRVPSAWAGGGGSQACIRTCIHTYTRVQAAAIGTHTSPAVSPPPAPRHLPTPSRTSRTAASGPPRKGQRGAVLTPLISSRPPRSSAHPICRPHALKRGVSTQTARRWSPGGSEGAGGALPAGGHAALSVAAFKQRRQSTGNDFQGKTRSPALVAQFGFPCMPAAVPPGLPVRRHRGHQRDDKGSSMGSGSPGCGSGTLREHCPPRTAASWFLSA is encoded by the exons ATGCCAGCACGCGTGTGTATAAGCACGGCGCGGCGTCGGAATCTGCGCGTATCCCCAGAGGCCGAGAGTCGCCCTGCGCGCCCGTGGGCCCCTCTCCGTCCTCACAGAGCGTCCTTTGTCCCACCGCACCGCGGGGTCAGCGCTGCCGGGAGGGTCCCGAGTGCGTGGGCGGGGGGAGGAGGCAGTCAAGCATGCATACGcacatgtatacatacatacacgCGTGTGCAAGCGGCTGCGATAGGCACACACACGTCTCCGGCCGTCAGCCCGCCCCCAGCCCCCCGCCACCTGCCCACGCCATCGCGGACGTCGCGCACGGCTGCCAGCGGCCCGCCCCGAAAAGGGCAGCGGGGAGCTGTTCTGACGCCCCTCATCTCCTCCCGCCCTCCGCGCAGCTCCGCGCACCCAATCTGCCGCCCTCACGCCCTAAAACGCGGCGTTTCCACGCAGACTGCGAGGCGCTGGTCCCCGGGAGGCAGCGAAGGAGCCGGGGGAGCTCTGCCGGCGGGAGGGCACGCAGCGCTGAGCGTGGCAGC atttaaacAACGCAGACAGAGCACAGGGAATGACTTCCAAGGCAAGACACG TTCGCCTGCTCTTGTTGCACAGTTCGGATTCCCTTGCATGCCAGCAGCAGTACCGCCGGGGTTGCCGGTGCGGCGGCACCGCGGTCACCAGAGGGACGATAAGGGCAGCTCTATGGGAAGCGGCTCTCCTGGCTGCGGGAGCGGGACGCTGCGGGAGCACTGCCCGCCGCGAACTGCTGCGTCGTGGTTCCTCTCCGCGTGA
- the LOC140264340 gene encoding uncharacterized protein isoform X5: MPARVCISTARRRNLRVSPEAESRPARPWAPLRPHRASFVPPHRGVSAAGRVPSAWAGGGGSQACIRTCIHTYTRVQAAAIGTHTSPAVSPPPAPRHLPTPSRTSRTAASGPPRKGQRGAVLTPLISSRPPRSSAHPICRPHALKRGVSTQTARRWSPGGSEGAGGALPAGGHAALSVAAFKQRRQSTGNDFQGKTRAVHG; encoded by the exons ATGCCAGCACGCGTGTGTATAAGCACGGCGCGGCGTCGGAATCTGCGCGTATCCCCAGAGGCCGAGAGTCGCCCTGCGCGCCCGTGGGCCCCTCTCCGTCCTCACAGAGCGTCCTTTGTCCCACCGCACCGCGGGGTCAGCGCTGCCGGGAGGGTCCCGAGTGCGTGGGCGGGGGGAGGAGGCAGTCAAGCATGCATACGcacatgtatacatacatacacgCGTGTGCAAGCGGCTGCGATAGGCACACACACGTCTCCGGCCGTCAGCCCGCCCCCAGCCCCCCGCCACCTGCCCACGCCATCGCGGACGTCGCGCACGGCTGCCAGCGGCCCGCCCCGAAAAGGGCAGCGGGGAGCTGTTCTGACGCCCCTCATCTCCTCCCGCCCTCCGCGCAGCTCCGCGCACCCAATCTGCCGCCCTCACGCCCTAAAACGCGGCGTTTCCACGCAGACTGCGAGGCGCTGGTCCCCGGGAGGCAGCGAAGGAGCCGGGGGAGCTCTGCCGGCGGGAGGGCACGCAGCGCTGAGCGTGGCAGC atttaaacAACGCAGACAGAGCACAGGGAATGACTTCCAAGGCAAGACACG